One segment of Yersinia kristensenii DNA contains the following:
- a CDS encoding amino acid permease, with amino-acid sequence MTQPQTKIPAQQGAQRLRRELKSRHLAMIAIGGSIGTGLFVASGATVSQAGPGGALLSYALIGLMVYFLMTSLGELAAFMPVSGSFSTYGSKYVEEGFGFALGWNYWYNWAVTIAVDLVAAQLVMNYWFPDAPGWIWSALFLALMFLLNYISVKGFGEAEYWFSLIKVTTVIIFIIIGVMMISGIMKGGETAGWHNWTIGDAPFAGGFSAMIGVAMIVGFSFQGTELIGIAAGESKDPGKNIPRAVRKVFWRILLFYIFAILIISLIIPYTDPSLLRNDVKDISVSPFTLVFQNAGLLSAAAVMNAVILTAVLSAGNSGMYASTRMLFTLASEGKAPRIFAKLSKGGVPRNALYATTVVAGLCFLSSMFGNQTVYLWLLNTSGMTGFIAWLGIAISHYRFRRGYMMQGRDLNDLPYQSGFFPLGPIFAFVLCLIITLGQNYQAFLQDRIDWYGVTATYIGIPLFLVIWFGYKLSRGTKVIKYKDMEFPKWRDESHDDQEPQKTVLISD; translated from the coding sequence ATGACTCAGCCACAGACTAAAATCCCCGCGCAGCAGGGTGCACAGCGCTTACGCCGAGAGCTTAAATCACGGCATTTAGCCATGATTGCTATCGGCGGTTCTATTGGTACCGGTTTATTTGTGGCCTCAGGGGCGACGGTATCTCAGGCCGGCCCGGGTGGAGCATTGCTCTCCTATGCATTGATTGGCCTGATGGTTTATTTCTTGATGACTAGCCTCGGTGAGCTGGCGGCATTTATGCCGGTATCGGGTTCATTTTCGACTTATGGTTCCAAATATGTAGAGGAAGGCTTCGGCTTCGCCCTTGGCTGGAACTATTGGTACAACTGGGCGGTCACTATCGCCGTTGACCTGGTCGCGGCACAATTGGTGATGAATTACTGGTTCCCGGATGCCCCCGGCTGGATCTGGAGTGCACTGTTCCTCGCCTTAATGTTTTTATTGAACTACATCTCAGTTAAAGGCTTTGGTGAAGCGGAATACTGGTTCTCACTGATTAAAGTCACCACGGTTATTATCTTCATCATTATTGGTGTGATGATGATTAGCGGCATCATGAAAGGTGGTGAGACGGCGGGCTGGCACAACTGGACTATTGGCGACGCGCCGTTTGCCGGTGGTTTCTCGGCGATGATTGGGGTGGCGATGATTGTTGGTTTCTCCTTCCAGGGGACAGAGCTGATTGGTATCGCGGCCGGTGAATCAAAAGATCCGGGCAAAAACATTCCGCGCGCAGTGCGCAAAGTGTTTTGGCGTATTCTGCTGTTCTATATCTTCGCTATCCTGATTATCAGTTTGATTATCCCGTATACCGACCCAAGTCTGTTGCGTAATGATGTTAAAGATATCAGCGTCAGCCCGTTCACTTTGGTGTTCCAGAATGCGGGCCTGTTGTCAGCGGCGGCGGTAATGAATGCGGTTATTCTGACGGCAGTATTATCAGCGGGTAATTCGGGAATGTATGCTTCAACTCGCATGCTATTTACCCTGGCCTCAGAGGGCAAAGCGCCCCGTATTTTCGCCAAATTGTCGAAGGGCGGTGTGCCGCGTAATGCGCTGTATGCTACCACTGTAGTGGCGGGTTTGTGCTTCTTAAGCTCTATGTTTGGCAACCAAACTGTTTATTTGTGGTTACTGAATACCTCCGGTATGACTGGCTTTATCGCCTGGTTGGGGATTGCTATCAGTCATTATCGTTTCCGCCGGGGCTATATGATGCAGGGCCGCGATTTGAACGATTTGCCGTATCAGTCGGGTTTCTTCCCGCTGGGGCCAATCTTTGCCTTTGTACTGTGTTTGATCATTACTTTGGGTCAGAACTATCAGGCATTCCTGCAAGACCGTATTGATTGGTATGGCGTGACCGCCACCTATATTGGCATTCCATTATTCCTGGTGATTTGGTTCGGCTATAAGCTCAGCCGTGGCACTAAGGTTATCAAATACAAAGATATGGAATTCCCGAAATGGCGTGATGAAAGTCATGATGATCAGGAACCTCAAAAAACTGTACTGATTTCTGATTAA
- a CDS encoding isopenicillin N synthase family dioxygenase, with the protein MSHQNLNSPFPVNADILPLLDLSLLNGSEAERQEFLANLRHAARDIGFFYLTGHGIDPALLQQIQTLSREFFALPDDEKLAVAMVRSPHFRGYNRAASELTRGQPDWREQFDIGAERAPLPQTPGTPSWARLQGPNQWPEALPELKPTLLQWQREMTGMALRLLRAFAVALDLDENAFDELYGDKPNEHIKLIRYPGRETTQSGQGVGAHKDSGFLSFLLQDQQRGLQVEVEEGRWIDAVPRPDTFVVNIGELLELASNGYLRATVHRVETPPAGIDRLSIAFFLGARLDAVVPLYPLTAKLAAEARGPASDPHNPLFRDVGLNYLKGRLRSHPDVAERYYPDVISLSETPVEYSSTY; encoded by the coding sequence ATGAGTCACCAAAACTTAAACAGTCCATTCCCGGTTAATGCCGATATCTTACCTTTATTGGATCTTTCATTGCTCAATGGCAGTGAGGCTGAACGTCAGGAATTTTTAGCCAATTTGCGCCATGCCGCACGAGATATTGGATTCTTTTATCTTACCGGGCATGGGATTGACCCCGCGTTATTACAGCAAATCCAAACTCTTTCACGTGAGTTTTTTGCTCTACCTGATGACGAGAAGCTGGCGGTTGCTATGGTGCGTTCGCCACATTTTCGTGGCTACAACCGTGCGGCCTCAGAACTTACTCGCGGTCAGCCAGATTGGCGCGAACAGTTCGATATTGGCGCTGAACGCGCTCCATTACCTCAAACACCTGGTACGCCAAGCTGGGCGCGGTTGCAAGGCCCAAATCAGTGGCCTGAAGCTCTACCTGAATTAAAACCGACCTTACTGCAATGGCAGCGGGAAATGACCGGCATGGCACTGCGCTTACTGCGGGCCTTTGCTGTGGCATTGGATCTGGATGAAAACGCCTTTGACGAGCTATACGGTGATAAACCCAACGAACATATCAAACTGATCCGCTATCCGGGGCGAGAAACCACTCAAAGCGGGCAGGGGGTTGGCGCACATAAAGACTCCGGTTTCCTCAGCTTCTTATTGCAAGACCAGCAGCGCGGTTTGCAGGTTGAGGTAGAAGAGGGGCGCTGGATTGATGCAGTGCCACGACCAGACACTTTTGTGGTGAATATCGGCGAATTGCTGGAGTTGGCCAGTAATGGCTATTTGCGTGCCACGGTGCATCGGGTGGAAACCCCACCTGCGGGGATTGACCGCTTGTCTATTGCCTTTTTCCTCGGCGCGCGTTTAGACGCGGTGGTGCCGTTGTACCCATTAACCGCAAAACTGGCTGCAGAGGCCCGTGGCCCAGCAAGTGACCCGCATAACCCGCTGTTCCGTGATGTCGGATTGAATTATCTCAAAGGGCGTTTGCGCTCTCATCCGGATGTTGCCGAACGTTATTATCCGGACGTGATTTCGCTATCAGAAACACCGGTGGAATATAGTTCAACTTATTGA
- the nfo gene encoding deoxyribonuclease IV translates to MKFVGAHVSAAGGVDQAVIRAHELEATAFALFTKNQRQWRAAPLAEDVIEKFKQACEQYGYTSAQILPHDSYLINLGHPVTEALEKSREAFIDEMARCQQLGLSLLNFHPGSHLLQIDEDKCLARIAESINIALDASESVTAVIENTAGQGSNLGFKFEHLAAIIDGVEDKSRVGVCIDTCHAFAAGYDLRTEADCEHTFNQLGEIVGFEYLRGMHLNDAKSEFNSRVDRHHSLGEGNIGKTVFSYIMRDPRFDNIPLILETVNPDIWAEEIAWLKSQAEI, encoded by the coding sequence ATGAAATTTGTCGGTGCACATGTCAGCGCAGCAGGTGGTGTAGACCAGGCTGTAATTCGGGCGCACGAACTTGAGGCCACTGCCTTTGCCCTGTTTACCAAGAATCAACGGCAATGGCGCGCCGCGCCGTTAGCGGAAGATGTTATTGAAAAATTTAAGCAGGCTTGTGAGCAATATGGTTACACCTCAGCTCAAATCCTGCCGCACGACAGTTATTTGATTAACCTCGGTCATCCAGTCACTGAGGCACTGGAAAAATCCCGTGAAGCCTTTATAGATGAAATGGCCCGCTGCCAGCAATTGGGTTTGTCATTATTGAACTTCCATCCCGGCAGCCATTTACTGCAAATTGATGAAGATAAGTGTCTGGCGCGCATTGCCGAATCCATCAATATCGCGCTGGATGCCAGTGAAAGCGTGACCGCAGTGATTGAGAATACCGCCGGTCAGGGCAGCAACCTCGGCTTCAAGTTTGAACATCTGGCCGCCATCATAGATGGGGTGGAAGATAAGAGCCGTGTGGGAGTTTGTATTGATACCTGCCATGCTTTCGCTGCCGGTTATGATTTACGCACCGAAGCAGATTGTGAACATACTTTCAATCAGCTTGGTGAAATCGTCGGTTTCGAGTATTTGCGCGGTATGCATCTTAATGATGCAAAAAGTGAATTTAACAGCCGCGTCGACCGCCACCACAGCTTGGGTGAGGGCAATATCGGCAAAACGGTGTTTAGCTATATTATGCGCGATCCGCGCTTTGATAATATTCCGCTGATTCTGGAAACAGTGAACCCGGATATCTGGGCCGAAGAGATAGCCTGGTTGAAATCGCAGGCGGAAATTTAA
- a CDS encoding YeiH family protein produces MANSHIKELSQPQLPTLFRYIPGLALAGVITGLALKVGDMPWFIDMGLGALTLAILFGILVGNTLYPWVQPVCSDGVVLAKQHLLRLGIILYGFRLTFQQVADVGATGMIIDLLTLGSTFILACWLGKRVFGLDQQTAMLIGAGSSICGAAAIMATEPVLKADASKVAVAVATVVIFGTLAIFVYPWLYQLNLHYQWLPFNQETFGIFAGSTIHEVAQVVAAGHAIGPDAENAAVITKMIRVMMLAPFLLLLSAYLGRNSMKTHGEKREKSAITIPWFAVIFILMAGFNSLNLLPAAWVSHLITLDTILLAMAMAALGLTTHVGSIRQAGVKPLLLALMLFVWLLVGGTGINLLVQHIAA; encoded by the coding sequence ATGGCGAATTCTCATATTAAAGAACTCTCCCAACCACAACTGCCTACCCTGTTCCGCTATATTCCGGGCTTGGCATTGGCTGGTGTGATAACTGGGTTAGCGCTCAAAGTGGGTGATATGCCGTGGTTTATCGACATGGGCCTCGGGGCGCTGACCTTGGCGATTCTCTTCGGTATCCTGGTGGGCAACACTTTATACCCTTGGGTGCAACCGGTTTGCTCTGACGGGGTGGTGCTCGCCAAACAGCACTTACTGCGGTTGGGGATCATTTTGTACGGTTTCCGGCTCACCTTCCAGCAAGTGGCTGACGTGGGGGCTACCGGGATGATTATTGACCTGTTAACCCTCGGTTCAACCTTTATATTGGCCTGCTGGCTGGGGAAACGCGTGTTTGGTTTAGACCAGCAAACCGCGATGTTAATCGGTGCCGGTAGCAGTATTTGTGGGGCCGCAGCTATTATGGCGACCGAACCGGTGCTGAAAGCCGATGCCAGCAAAGTGGCGGTAGCGGTGGCGACCGTGGTGATTTTCGGGACACTGGCAATTTTTGTTTACCCATGGTTGTACCAGCTAAACCTGCATTATCAATGGCTGCCATTTAATCAGGAAACTTTTGGTATCTTTGCTGGTTCAACCATTCATGAAGTAGCACAGGTGGTAGCCGCCGGGCATGCTATTGGCCCTGATGCTGAAAATGCCGCCGTCATTACCAAAATGATCCGGGTCATGATGCTGGCACCGTTCTTGCTGCTGCTGTCGGCTTATTTGGGCCGCAATAGTATGAAAACCCACGGTGAAAAACGTGAGAAAAGTGCCATCACCATCCCCTGGTTTGCGGTGATATTTATCCTGATGGCCGGTTTTAACTCACTAAATTTGCTGCCCGCAGCTTGGGTTAGCCACTTGATTACACTGGACACCATTTTGCTGGCGATGGCAATGGCGGCACTGGGGCTAACTACCCATGTGGGCTCCATCCGCCAGGCGGGTGTCAAACCCCTGTTACTGGCTTTGATGCTATTTGTCTGGTTGCTGGTCGGTGGGACAGGTATTAACTTACTGGTGCAGCATATTGCGGCGTAA
- a CDS encoding MetQ/NlpA family ABC transporter substrate-binding protein, with protein sequence MTKTRVSGLVRAALLAALASTFTLSAQAAEALRVAADPIPHTEILQFVQKLDPSLNLKIIEITNGVNSNELLAHGDVDANYFQHVPYLRSQEQALGQKFAVAATVHVEPLGIYSHKHKTFADVPDKGTIAVPNNVTNLSRALYLLQDQGLITLKPGFTDPAQHQATPKDIAGNPKHLKILEIESPQIPRSLDDVDLAVINGNYALEAGLNPAKDALGLEKAAGNPYANILVTTPALENDPRIKQLAKDLQSPEVAKFITEKYAGSVIPVAGTKS encoded by the coding sequence ATGACTAAAACACGTGTTTCTGGCTTGGTGCGCGCAGCATTGTTGGCCGCTCTGGCCTCTACTTTCACTTTATCGGCACAAGCGGCTGAAGCACTGCGGGTGGCGGCAGACCCGATTCCGCATACAGAAATCCTGCAATTTGTGCAAAAGCTAGACCCGTCATTGAATCTAAAAATCATTGAAATCACCAATGGTGTGAACTCGAATGAGTTGTTAGCGCACGGTGATGTCGATGCTAACTACTTCCAGCATGTTCCTTATCTGCGTTCTCAAGAGCAAGCTCTGGGACAGAAGTTTGCTGTAGCGGCTACCGTGCACGTTGAGCCGCTGGGCATCTATTCTCATAAACATAAAACCTTTGCTGATGTGCCGGATAAAGGCACGATCGCCGTGCCAAATAACGTCACTAACCTCAGCCGTGCGCTCTATTTATTGCAAGATCAGGGCTTGATTACCTTAAAACCGGGCTTTACTGACCCGGCGCAACATCAGGCCACACCTAAGGATATCGCCGGTAATCCAAAACACCTGAAAATCCTGGAGATTGAATCACCGCAGATCCCTCGATCACTGGATGATGTTGATTTAGCTGTGATTAATGGTAACTATGCATTGGAGGCGGGGTTAAATCCGGCAAAAGATGCATTGGGACTGGAGAAAGCGGCCGGTAACCCTTATGCCAATATTCTGGTGACCACACCCGCGCTGGAAAATGACCCGCGCATCAAGCAGTTGGCGAAAGATTTGCAGTCACCTGAAGTGGCGAAGTTTATTACTGAGAAATATGCCGGTTCCGTTATCCCAGTAGCAGGCACTAAATCATGA
- a CDS encoding HAD family hydrolase translates to MDLALFDLDETLISDDSSGLWLRWLVDEGLAPPELAEQEQYLMKQYYQGNLSMSCYMESTLSPLVGKHTVEVAGWVERFIARDILPRIYPQARKLLAWHRDRGDYIVIISATGEHLVNPIAQCFSANAALAIGVAVEDNRYTGKTYGTLTYREGKVERLKQWLAESPQLDFQRTYGYSDSINDKPLLEYVDRAAVINPGTELVDLAILHDWDIHHWQRR, encoded by the coding sequence ATGGATTTGGCCCTGTTTGATCTCGATGAAACGCTGATAAGCGATGACAGTTCTGGCTTATGGCTGCGCTGGCTGGTGGATGAGGGGCTTGCGCCCCCTGAACTGGCAGAACAAGAACAGTATCTAATGAAACAGTATTATCAAGGGAACTTATCGATGTCCTGCTATATGGAATCGACTTTATCGCCCTTGGTTGGGAAACATACGGTCGAAGTGGCGGGTTGGGTTGAGCGCTTTATCGCGCGCGATATTTTGCCGCGTATTTATCCTCAAGCCAGGAAACTGTTGGCCTGGCACCGTGACCGAGGGGATTACATTGTCATTATTTCCGCCACCGGCGAGCATTTAGTTAACCCCATTGCACAGTGTTTTTCGGCTAATGCAGCATTGGCCATCGGCGTTGCGGTGGAAGATAATCGCTATACCGGCAAGACCTACGGCACCCTGACTTACCGCGAGGGTAAAGTCGAGCGGCTAAAACAGTGGCTAGCGGAATCACCCCAGTTAGACTTCCAACGCACCTATGGTTACAGTGACTCAATCAATGACAAACCGTTATTGGAATATGTTGATCGTGCCGCAGTGATCAATCCGGGTACTGAATTGGTAGACTTGGCGATTTTACATGACTGGGATATCCATCATTGGCAACGACGTTAA
- a CDS encoding ligand-gated channel protein, translated as MTFKKSHSAVLVIATIISSQASAAETNTTATETMVVTATGFQQRIQDSAASISVVTREQIENKAYTDITDALKDVPGVVVTGGGSHSDISIRGMSAKYTLILVDGKRVDTRGTRPNSDGSGIEQGWLPPLAAIERIEVVRGPMSSLYGSDAMGGVINVITRKVGKEWHGTVRADATLQEDSNSGDIYQTNAYASGPLIDGLLGLKVSGLLSHRSEDKIIDGYNEQRLRNGAATFTLTPDDKNEFDFDIGHYVQDRNSTPGRSVALNGKSSDVQYDRNNYAMTHHGYYDFGNSTSYIQRDETRNPSRQMKSVDNVFNSQTSFLFDSHTLILGGQYRYEELSDKGNQLASAKDLTKLTRWSWALFAEDEWQMTNDFALTGGIRMDQDENYGTHWTPRMYGVWHLAEQWTLKGGVSGGYRSPDLRQATDNWGQITGGKGDPAIIVGNANLKPERSISQEIGILWDDQEGMNAGVTLFNTDFKDKITEVRRCTDTTGNASGQCTINGTPYKFISDRTNVDKAITRGVEATFGWDINKDWSLTSNYTFTQSEQKSGQFSGQPLNQMPKHMLNGTLNWQANEELATWVRANYRGKTSEYLNRTSMGKTTPSYTFVDVGANYQLTKEVRLMGGVYNVLDKRVDIEVNDKVLDGRRYMVGASYDF; from the coding sequence ATGACTTTCAAAAAATCGCATTCTGCGGTGTTAGTTATAGCGACAATTATCTCATCTCAGGCATCTGCTGCTGAAACCAATACCACTGCAACAGAGACTATGGTGGTAACAGCAACTGGCTTCCAACAACGTATTCAAGACTCGGCGGCGTCTATTTCGGTTGTGACCCGTGAACAAATCGAGAATAAAGCCTATACCGATATTACCGATGCGCTGAAAGATGTACCGGGGGTGGTTGTCACCGGCGGCGGCAGTCACAGTGATATCAGTATTCGCGGTATGTCGGCGAAATACACCCTGATTCTGGTGGATGGTAAGCGGGTTGATACTCGTGGCACGCGGCCAAACAGTGACGGCTCGGGCATTGAGCAGGGGTGGTTACCACCACTGGCGGCTATTGAGCGTATTGAAGTGGTGCGCGGCCCAATGTCTTCTTTATATGGTTCGGACGCCATGGGCGGGGTCATTAACGTGATTACCCGTAAAGTAGGTAAAGAGTGGCACGGCACCGTGCGTGCAGATGCCACCTTGCAGGAAGATTCTAATTCCGGCGATATTTATCAAACCAATGCCTACGCCTCTGGCCCATTAATTGACGGTTTATTGGGATTAAAAGTCAGCGGTCTGCTGTCTCATCGCAGCGAAGATAAAATTATCGATGGCTATAATGAGCAACGCCTGAGAAATGGGGCGGCGACATTTACCTTAACACCGGATGATAAAAACGAATTTGATTTTGATATTGGCCATTATGTGCAAGATAGAAATTCAACGCCCGGGCGTTCAGTGGCATTGAATGGTAAAAGCAGTGATGTGCAATATGACCGTAATAATTATGCGATGACTCACCACGGTTATTATGATTTTGGTAATTCAACCAGCTATATTCAGCGCGACGAAACTCGTAACCCATCGCGCCAAATGAAAAGCGTCGATAATGTCTTTAATAGCCAAACCTCCTTCCTGTTTGATAGCCACACGTTAATTCTTGGCGGCCAATATCGCTATGAAGAGTTATCTGATAAAGGTAATCAGTTAGCTTCAGCTAAAGATCTCACCAAATTAACGCGCTGGAGTTGGGCATTATTTGCTGAAGACGAATGGCAAATGACCAATGATTTCGCCCTGACCGGTGGTATTCGTATGGATCAGGACGAAAACTATGGTACTCACTGGACGCCACGGATGTACGGTGTTTGGCATTTAGCTGAACAATGGACATTAAAAGGTGGGGTATCCGGTGGTTATCGCTCACCTGATTTGCGTCAGGCAACTGATAATTGGGGGCAAATCACCGGCGGCAAAGGCGATCCAGCCATTATCGTCGGCAATGCCAACCTAAAACCCGAAAGAAGTATCAGCCAGGAAATCGGCATTCTCTGGGATGACCAGGAGGGTATGAATGCGGGAGTGACACTGTTTAACACTGATTTTAAAGATAAAATCACCGAAGTGCGCCGCTGTACGGATACCACCGGCAATGCATCAGGCCAATGCACTATCAATGGCACTCCTTACAAGTTTATCAGTGACCGCACCAACGTGGATAAAGCCATCACTCGCGGTGTGGAAGCGACATTTGGTTGGGATATCAATAAAGACTGGTCACTGACCTCAAACTATACTTTTACTCAATCTGAGCAAAAGAGCGGGCAGTTTTCCGGTCAACCATTGAACCAGATGCCAAAACACATGTTAAACGGCACGCTGAACTGGCAAGCCAATGAAGAGCTGGCAACCTGGGTCCGGGCTAACTACCGGGGTAAAACCTCGGAATACCTTAATCGTACCAGTATGGGAAAAACCACACCGTCATATACCTTTGTTGATGTAGGCGCTAACTATCAACTAACGAAAGAAGTTCGTTTGATGGGCGGTGTCTATAACGTGCTGGATAAGCGAGTGGATATAGAAGTGAATGATAAAGTTCTGGATGGTCGCCGTTATATGGTGGGAGCCAGCTACGATTTCTAA
- a CDS encoding FecCD family ABC transporter permease encodes MSVSTEPMTKTSGQADASVMGRYKNIVRHRLLIMGVLVLAIFGCLLLDFTMGPSGLTLSSLWQTLIDPASADAGTRVIVWDIRLPYALMAVVIGLSLGLAGAEMQTILNNPLASPFTLGVSSAAAFGAALAIVSGIGIPGVPDQWFISVNAFIFALFAALMLDGITRWTRVATSGVVLFGIALVFTFNALVSMMQFIASEDTLQGLVFWTMGSLARASWTKLGVMLAVFVLMLPLSMMSSWKLTALRLGEDRAISFGIDVRRLRLGTLLRISMLSALAVAFVGPIGFIGLVAPHIARMIFGEDHRFYLPASALIGALVLSMASIASKNLIPGVIIPVGIVTSLVGVPFFLSIILRHRGNV; translated from the coding sequence ATGAGTGTATCCACTGAACCCATGACAAAAACCTCTGGCCAGGCAGATGCCAGTGTTATGGGCCGCTATAAGAATATCGTGCGCCACCGCCTGCTTATCATGGGTGTGCTGGTGTTAGCCATCTTCGGCTGCTTGTTGCTGGACTTCACTATGGGGCCATCGGGCCTGACACTGTCGTCCCTGTGGCAGACGCTAATTGACCCGGCCAGCGCAGATGCGGGTACCCGGGTTATTGTATGGGATATTCGTTTGCCTTATGCCCTGATGGCGGTGGTGATTGGTTTGTCACTGGGCCTTGCCGGTGCTGAGATGCAAACCATCCTGAATAACCCGCTGGCCAGCCCCTTTACCTTGGGCGTGTCCTCCGCTGCGGCATTTGGTGCCGCACTGGCGATTGTCTCGGGGATTGGTATTCCGGGTGTACCTGATCAGTGGTTTATCTCCGTTAACGCCTTTATTTTTGCCCTGTTTGCCGCGCTAATGCTCGACGGAATCACGCGCTGGACACGAGTTGCGACATCGGGTGTGGTGCTATTTGGTATCGCGCTGGTCTTTACCTTTAATGCGCTGGTCTCAATGATGCAGTTCATTGCCAGTGAAGATACGCTACAAGGTCTGGTGTTCTGGACGATGGGCAGCCTGGCACGCGCTTCATGGACCAAACTTGGCGTCATGCTGGCAGTGTTTGTCCTGATGCTACCTTTGTCGATGATGAGCTCGTGGAAGCTGACGGCACTGCGCTTAGGTGAAGACCGGGCAATCAGTTTTGGTATTGATGTTCGCCGCCTGCGGTTGGGAACATTGTTGCGCATCAGTATGTTATCGGCGCTGGCTGTGGCTTTTGTTGGCCCGATTGGATTTATCGGGTTAGTTGCCCCCCATATTGCGCGCATGATTTTTGGTGAGGATCACCGTTTCTATCTACCTGCCAGCGCCCTAATTGGTGCGCTAGTGCTATCCATGGCATCAATAGCGTCGAAAAACCTGATCCCTGGTGTCATCATTCCGGTCGGGATTGTCACCTCGCTGGTCGGCGTGCCGTTCTTCCTGAGCATTATTTTGCGCCATAGGGGGAATGTATGA
- a CDS encoding glutathione S-transferase family protein, protein MLTVWGRNNSTNVKKVLWCLEELGISYERIDVGGQYGKLNDPLYRSLNPNGLIPCLQDDDFILWESNTIVRYLAAQYGTNSLYLPDAKQRAAAEKWMDWATSNIAAPFKTVFIGLVRTAPELQDQAQIAQGIVQWNTLMAIADETLSKQTYLSGDKFGIGDIPLGCLAYAWFNLSLERPELPHLQRWYQHLTERAAFQKVIDIGLS, encoded by the coding sequence ATGCTGACAGTCTGGGGTCGAAATAATTCGACCAATGTGAAAAAGGTGCTTTGGTGTCTGGAAGAGTTGGGTATCAGCTATGAGCGAATAGATGTTGGCGGTCAATATGGCAAGTTGAATGATCCACTATACCGATCACTGAATCCGAATGGCCTGATCCCTTGCTTGCAAGATGATGATTTTATTCTGTGGGAGTCCAACACTATTGTGCGCTATCTGGCGGCACAATATGGCACTAATTCGCTTTACCTGCCGGATGCAAAACAGCGGGCTGCCGCTGAAAAGTGGATGGATTGGGCAACATCCAATATAGCGGCCCCGTTTAAGACCGTGTTTATTGGGCTGGTGCGCACTGCGCCGGAATTACAGGATCAAGCCCAAATTGCTCAGGGTATTGTGCAATGGAATACATTAATGGCGATTGCCGATGAAACCCTGAGCAAACAAACCTATCTTTCGGGCGATAAATTCGGCATCGGCGATATTCCATTAGGCTGTCTGGCGTATGCCTGGTTCAATCTATCCCTCGAGCGCCCAGAATTACCGCACTTACAGCGTTGGTATCAACATCTGACCGAAAGAGCGGCATTCCAGAAAGTCATTGATATTGGGCTGAGTTAA
- the yieE gene encoding DNA-binding transcriptional regulator YeiE — MHITLRQLEVFTEVLKSSSTTQASVVLALSQSAVSAALADLEGQLGVQLFDRVGKRLVTNEHGRLLYPKALSLLEQAVEIEQLFLQDLGALRIAASSTIGNYMLPGMIAKYRRDFPGTPLELNIGNSQDVIEAVADFRGDLGLIEGPCHMPELMTQAWLHDELVVFAAPDNPLCHKMLTLEELADAAWILRERGSGTREVLDHLLLAKLPHFKLVMELGHSEAIKRAVRYGIGISCLSRRVIADQLTSGELIELNIPLPPLIRTLYLIHHRQKHISNALQRFLSYCQEEP, encoded by the coding sequence ATGCACATAACCTTACGTCAACTTGAAGTCTTTACAGAGGTGCTAAAAAGCAGCTCTACGACACAAGCCTCGGTTGTGCTCGCCCTTTCACAATCGGCAGTCAGTGCTGCGTTGGCAGATTTGGAAGGGCAATTAGGGGTACAACTTTTTGATAGGGTTGGTAAGCGTTTAGTCACGAATGAACATGGGCGGCTACTATATCCCAAAGCACTGTCACTTCTTGAGCAAGCTGTAGAAATTGAACAACTTTTCTTGCAGGATTTAGGCGCATTGCGCATCGCTGCCAGTAGCACTATCGGCAATTATATGTTGCCGGGTATGATTGCCAAATATCGGCGTGATTTCCCGGGTACGCCGCTGGAGTTGAATATTGGTAACAGTCAGGATGTGATTGAAGCCGTAGCTGATTTTCGCGGCGACCTGGGCCTGATTGAAGGGCCGTGCCATATGCCAGAGTTAATGACACAAGCTTGGTTGCACGATGAATTAGTGGTGTTTGCCGCACCTGATAACCCGCTATGCCATAAAATGTTAACGCTAGAAGAGCTGGCTGATGCCGCGTGGATCTTACGCGAGCGAGGTTCGGGTACGCGTGAAGTTCTCGACCACTTATTGTTGGCAAAATTGCCCCATTTTAAATTGGTCATGGAACTGGGCCATTCTGAAGCGATTAAGCGGGCAGTGCGTTATGGCATAGGAATCAGTTGCTTGTCGCGGCGAGTGATTGCCGATCAACTCACCAGCGGTGAACTGATTGAGCTTAATATTCCTTTGCCGCCGCTGATCAGGACGTTATATCTGATTCATCATCGGCAAAAGCACATTTCAAATGCATTGCAACGTTTTTTAAGTTATTGCCAAGAAGAGCCCTGA